ttattaaaaaaaccaaAGAACACCCCACCCCACAGCTGCTGTTTAAAGATCGATTAAAATCAGGTTTCTTTGAGGGTGCTTGTGCGCCAGCCTTCCTTCCATTTCTAGCCAATGGGATTGCAAAGCGATGCTCCTGAAGACAGACACGCTCAGGCAGTGAGTAGAGTGACCTCCTTTTTTTAAAGGAACAGAGCAGAGATTTCATAGATTATGTAACCATGCAccgtaaatacaaatacataaaggaggctgtgtggtccagtggttaaagaaaagggcttgtaaccaggaggtccccggttcaaatcccacctcagccactgactcattgtgtgaccctgagcaagtcagttaacctccttgtgctccgtctttcgggtgagacgtagttgtaagtgactctgcagctgatgcgtagttcacacaccctagtccctgtaagtcgccttggataaaggcgtctgctaaataaacaaataataataataataataatgacatcacTCACTCCAGATACACAGAATTACAATGAAGTTTATTTCACAAtactgatacatttttttttttcaatcacaagAATAAGGACTAGATTTTTGTAGGTTACAGCCACACTTGGCAGTTTAGTAAACATTAATGGCAAAGTTTTCATTAACCTATTCTTGACAGACAGAGTTatgaagctttctttttttttcttttacgcaGACTAGACAAGCTTCAGTTATGAACTTCACGTTCACCACAACTacaaaatgtcagtaaacactacgaaagaaaaaaaaagataaaggcaATTACCAGCCTCCCTTCTGACTGTGTCGTGTGCAACTGATCAGCAAGCTTCACTTTGCATAAACAGTTAAGACGTTCTATATATTTCTAAAGACGCGACTGACGAGAACTGCAGTCCGATTCTAAGAAGTTCAGTCTCATGATCGGATACAGCTGTGTGAAGGTATGGGGTTGAAACGTGTGCATGTTACAATGTGCATTGTGCATTAATGGGTTTATATAGACCGTATTATATATGTAACTACAACTGGGACAGTATTGTCAGTTATCAAACACAACAGAAATAACTGCAGATGAAGACGCCGGTTTGAATAGTCCAAGCCCACTGAAGATGAAGGGGAGgcgaggggaggggagaggaggagactGACAGAGTCTTGTTGTATTTCCATGCAACAGCTTTAAACACCATCTCCTTTATTACCCTTACCTTCACTCGTTTGGTGAAGAATGTGTCACGTTTAGGGACGGAAGGCAAAACAGAGAAGAAAAATGCAATGATGTTCATAACCTCCTGTGAATAAAAAGCAAATTCCAAAATACTCCTGGGTTAGATCATTGTAATAATAAGCGTGTGTAGGACTGCTTATTGGTGCGTTAATACAGCAGGGTGAGAAACTCACTCTTATTCCTCCACTACAGCTGTATGAACACCTCCTCATGGTGACCCCTCAGACTCGTGTGTGCTGTGATGAGGCTCCAGTGGAGTTAGCAAAGGCGTGATTGTTCAAATTCCTGGCAACTGCTCATTCAATAATATACACTCTGAAACCCAGGGCAGGGTGTTAACAGCCATGTCTATTTTACATTAATACTAGACCTGCCTGCTGCAGTTTAATCAAACACTAGAACTGTGTGAAGCCTTGTCAGTACACCTTTTAAACTGTGTGTAGAGAGTGTATGATACTGTTCATTTAAACTGTGTGTAGAGTGTGTATGATACTGTTCATTTAAACTGTGTGTAGAGAGTGTATGATACTGTTCATTTAAACTGTGTGTAGAGTGTGTATGATACTGTTCAATTAAACTGTGTGTAGAGAGTGTATGATACTGTTCAATTAAACTGTGTGTAGAGTGTGTATGATACTGTTAATTTCTTCATTGACAGTTCGATGTATGCTCTCCATCTCTTATCTTGTAATTAAGGTATTGCTTTTTCACTTCCAGTGTAGAAACAGAAATGCGTTGTGCTTATCCAAATTATCCAAACTGCAATGAGCTCTCATAAAGAGACCCAGCCTGGGATCTGGGCTGTTACCCCAAGTGGATCGTACCCAGGAACTCGTCTGCGGAGGGGCAAGAACCTTCCCTTTCTGTGCTCCAGTACAGCAGAGCCACACTGCTTGAAAAGAGACCACGCGGCAGGCCTTCAGACACGCGAGGGAGCGGACAGGGCATGTGCGTTGTGCTGCATGGGCAACGCCGTTTCAGCTGGCAAGCCCTACCTGGGCGCTGGTGGACTACACATGTACTACTGGAATTGCAATGCCAAAACTTACCCAAGAGCGCCTGACAATAACATGCAATAGTGGGTCgcattaaaatacaaaagaaatagtcCAAGTCCCGCACTTTTAAAACTCAAAGACTGCAGTAGCTACTCATCTGCTAAGCTACGAAGCACTGAAACCCCGTCCTTCAGTCACTAATGTGTCCCTCCAGCTCCATAGTTTCTGACAGGCGAGGCTCTACTGTATGCGAATCCTGTTGGCATGTAAAGGGACGGTTTTTGCTTGCATCCACCCAGCAGCGTTCCCTGCTTCCACACGGCACCCCCCGAACACAAAGGCAGGGGAGGAGCTTATCCAGTCAAACTACTGACACATTCCAGGATGggtgaacaattaaaaacaaaccattataataaaaagaaaataaatctccCTACTCGGTTGCCCCCCACCCCCAGAGGGATTACAATTTTGCTGGAGCCCTTATATAAAATtataacaaggtttttttttttttttttttaacaatatttaaaattaacTCCCCATTGTGCGTTGCTGTTTGCTTGTATGTGATGGTTCTTAACCAAGGCTTGTGATTGGCTCATTTTGATTGCTCGAGGGAGGGGTTTGGACCCTGTGCTTTGCTGTGAAGCGGAGCTCTCTTGCACCCTACTTGTACTCTGCCAGGATGTCGTTGAAGATGTTCAGGAAGACATGGGCGTGGTGCTGTTTGAAGACCAAGGTGGGGCGGAACCGAATGGAACGCTCTCCGCAGCCTCCGAGAACGACACCTAGAGCGAGGAAACAGCAGAACACAAGAACTTAAACTCCATTCAGGGACACGACACACCGCTCCACGCAGGGACACGACACACCGCTCCACGCAGGGACACGACACACCGCTCCACGCACGGATACGACACACCGCTCCACGCAGGGACACGACACACCGCTCCACGCAGGGACACGACACACCGCTCCACGCAGGGACACGACACACCGCTCCACGCAGGGACACGACACACTGCTCCATACAGGGATACGACACACTGCTCCACGCAGGGACACGACACACCGCTCCACGCAGGGACACGACACACCGCTCCATGCAGGGACACGACACACCGCTCCACGCAGGGACACGACACACCGCTCCACGCAGGGACACGACACACCGCTCCACGCAGGGACACGACACACCGCTCCACGCAGGGACACGACACACCGCTCCACGCAGGGACACGACACACCGCTCCATACTGGGACTGGTGCAGTTAAGTGTGTCTTGTGATTTCAAGGTTCTACCATgtcagtagaatgtacagatatTGCACTTTGGACCCGATCCCTCCTCACCTTTGTTCCTGGCCTTTATGATCAGGTTGTTGCGTGTTGCCTCATCTCTCACGTCGATGGCTAGGAAGGTACCCTGGCCCCTGGCTGCACTCAGAAGATGGGGGTAGCGACCCTGCAGAGACAGGCCAGGTCAAAGACATGGAACAAAACAGGGATCCGTGCCAAGATCAACGTGAAGGTTTAGACAGGAAGAGAGCGACGACTCCTTTATTAACATGACAAGCATTTAACTACTGAATCAGCACCTGGAGAATGTCCTGTGGGTCCAAAGGTTCTGTGGGTCACGCAGCACTAATCCATAGAGATAGAAGACATAAATCAGCTTGAGATCTTCACTGCAATTTCTTTGCATTACCCAGAACCATCATGCTTTCTGTTCCCCTCTGCACCCCTGGCACTGGAGTGATTTGACACAGAACATTAAACGTTACCATTCGTGCCAATGCTTCAAAAAAAGCACTGTACATCAGAGGATCAGGTGCCAACAATACAAGCTGCAGTAAACAAAACAGGTTCTTAACCAATTCGAGATACGCCATGGAAACCACGGATACCTGGAAATCATGCAGTCCATCCATCAGCGCTTTCCCAGCCCGGGAAACCTCGTCCAGCAGATTCTCAGTCCGGATCACGTTGAGGACTTCATTGAGGAGCAGGTTCTTGGATGGGTCTCCCATCCACGTATTGAAGATTCGGTATGGCTgtgcgcagagagagagagagttagagagTTAGAGATGCATGGGGGTGTTTCAGACTTTTACACTTTACACACACAGCAGGTTTCGCAATGAGCTCAATTCAATAATACCCATGAACtcaacagcttaaaaaaaaatctgacttaaactcaaagtaaaacctgggatggctcaaactgcaatgcaataggagtcttacggTACTTCCATCCCCAAAGCAGCCCTTGTAACAAGTTGTAAGGCGTAAGCTAGTGTTCCTCTTCATAAGCATTGCATTGTCTGTGTGTTAACTATGACAAAGTCCCAACTGCCTCTCCTTACTGCAGGGCAGGGAGCCTCACTGGGCTCAATCCCATCCAAGCGCAGCCCACACTTGTTGATGCCAGCCCTTGTTAATCAGGGTGCCAGTACCTCAGCAGGAGTCAGCTCGTCCTTGTGGAAGTATCCTCCGGTGAGCATCTTCTTACTGAAGGAGACGATGTCGGCTGGGTCGTCCATCCCCCAGTGTTCATGAGCCCAGAACTTCCCAGTGCCGCCCCCTCCAGTCTGGACCTCATCCACATGGAACACACAGCCgtgctgaggagagagggagagggagagagttaCTGCACATCTGTGGCTTGATGGAGATGGAGAGATCCAGCCCAGCTCGCGCAGCAGTGCCACTACCTTCTTGGCGATGTCTCGGAGCTTCTTGAAGAAGTCTGTAGAGGCGTGGTTGTCCCCTCCCTCGGACTGGATGGGCTCCACCACGATCCCGGCCACCGTCTTTCCTTTCTTCCTGTACTTCACGATGAggtcctccacctcctccaggcAGCGTGCCTCCTCCTGCGCGTTCTCCCGCACAAACTCCTCCAGCGGGTAGCGCAGCCTGGGGAACGGGGCGATGGGCCAGTCGAACGTGGGCATGTCCAGCTTGTGCACGGCCTTGGAGTGCGTCGTCGCGAGGCAGCCTGCGAGTGGAGGAACGCACAATCGGTTAGCGAGACAGCTTGGACGTTTATACTGGGACCTGCCTGTCAGATTTATTACAGCTACTCGGAGGGGATTACATTTTCGGCTTTCAGATTTTTAATATT
The window above is part of the Acipenser ruthenus chromosome 22, fAciRut3.2 maternal haplotype, whole genome shotgun sequence genome. Proteins encoded here:
- the LOC117418383 gene encoding 4-aminobutyrate aminotransferase, mitochondrial isoform X1, whose protein sequence is MASTLLYRQLAVNLQQNLRLSTPSYRCISKAATKSSPDLEFDGPSMKTEVPGPRSRELTKQLDKIQNTGAINFFCNYEESRGNYLVDVDGNRMLDLYTQISSIPIGYNHPALLKVMQNPLNLSAFVNRPALGILPPENFPGNLLDALLSIAPKGLRKIQTMACGSCSNENAYKAAFIWYRCKERGNMKPTKEDLDSCLINQAPGCPEFSILSFMGGFHGRTLGCLATTHSKAVHKLDMPTFDWPIAPFPRLRYPLEEFVRENAQEEARCLEEVEDLIVKYRKKGKTVAGIVVEPIQSEGGDNHASTDFFKKLRDIAKKHGCVFHVDEVQTGGGGTGKFWAHEHWGMDDPADIVSFSKKMLTGGYFHKDELTPAEPYRIFNTWMGDPSKNLLLNEVLNVIRTENLLDEVSRAGKALMDGLHDFQGRYPHLLSAARGQGTFLAIDVRDEATRNNLIIKARNKGVVLGGCGERSIRFRPTLVFKQHHAHVFLNIFNDILAEYK
- the LOC117418383 gene encoding 4-aminobutyrate aminotransferase, mitochondrial isoform X2 codes for the protein MLDLYTQISSIPIGYNHPALLKVMQNPLNLSAFVNRPALGILPPENFPGNLLDALLSIAPKGLRKIQTMACGSCSNENAYKAAFIWYRCKERGNMKPTKEDLDSCLINQAPGCPEFSILSFMGGFHGRTLGCLATTHSKAVHKLDMPTFDWPIAPFPRLRYPLEEFVRENAQEEARCLEEVEDLIVKYRKKGKTVAGIVVEPIQSEGGDNHASTDFFKKLRDIAKKHGCVFHVDEVQTGGGGTGKFWAHEHWGMDDPADIVSFSKKMLTGGYFHKDELTPAEPYRIFNTWMGDPSKNLLLNEVLNVIRTENLLDEVSRAGKALMDGLHDFQGRYPHLLSAARGQGTFLAIDVRDEATRNNLIIKARNKGVVLGGCGERSIRFRPTLVFKQHHAHVFLNIFNDILAEYK